The following are encoded together in the Streptococcus oralis genome:
- the strH gene encoding LPXTG-anchored beta-N-acetylhexosaminidase StrH: MKLEKKQRFSIRKYAVGAASVLIGFAFSAQVVSADGITPAPTAEETVQTIQESPQAVKEAVDSKVSEKLEKKADKPVKEDVKEDTEAPHTVAPKTEETTAQAVTENASPTPTTEKESPAPAETPAESTPSEKKNEAVTPAVATPSTERVAQVNEKLAKRKMISIDAGRKYFSPDQLKEIIDKAKHYGYTDLHLLVGNDGMRFMLDDMTIKANGKTYASDDVKRALENGTDAYYKDPNGNHLTESQMTDLINYAKNKGIGLIPTVNSPGHMDAILHAMKELGIQKPNFNYLRKESARTVDLDNKEAVEFTKALIDKYAAYFAGKSDIFNIGLDEYANDATNAKGWTVLQTQGKYSKFITYANDLAHIVKSHGLKPMAFNDGIYYNSDTSSGTFDKDIIVSMWTGGWGGYDVASSKFLVEKGHQILNTNDAWYYVLGRNADGQGWYNLDQGLNGIKSTPITSVPKSEGANIPFIGGMVATWADDPAQRYSPSRLFKLMRSFANANSEYFAADYESAEQALKEVPTDLNRYTAESIAAVKEAEKAIRSLDSNLSRAQQDTIDQAIAKLQEAVSNLTFTPEAQKEEDAKREVEKLAKNKVISIDAGRKYFTLDQLKRIVDKASELGYSDVHLLLGNDGLRFLLDDMTITANGKTYASDDVKNAIIEGTKAYYDDPNGTTLSQAEITELIEYAKSKGIGLIPAINSPGHMDAMLVAMEKLGIKNPQANFDKVSKTTMDLENEEAMNFTKALIGKYMDFFAGKTKIFNYGTDEYSNDATNAQGWYYLKWYGLYGKFAEYSNTLAAMAKERGLQPMAFNDGFYYEDKDDVEFDKDVIISYWSKGWWGYNLASPQYLASKGYKFLNTNGDWYYVLGNHKPDEAYPLSKALENSGKVPFNQLASTKYPEVDLPTVGSMLAIWADKPSAEYKEEEIFELMTAFADHNKDYFRADYNALREELAQIPTNLEGYSKESLDALNAAKEALNYNLNRSKQAELDALVAKLKAARLGLKPAATHSGSLDENELAANVETKPELITRAEKIPFEVIKKENSNLPAKQEKIVTPGVDGERTHYISVLTENGKQTETVLDSQVTKEPVTQVVEIGAPITHKGDESGLAPAAEAKPRLDIQEEEIPFTTVTRENPLLLKGKTQVVTKGANGRRSHYYSVSTSADGKEVKTLVDSLVTQEAVTQVIEVGTLVTHVGDENGKAATAETKPRLDIQEEEIPFTTVTRENPQLAKGQTQVVTKGANGHRTAFYSVSTTADGQEERTLVNSVVTQEAVAQVVEVGTAVEKAEQTAPTTVKADKKQLPATGSQDSAALVAAGLMATLAAYGLTKRKED; the protein is encoded by the coding sequence ATGAAACTAGAAAAGAAACAGCGCTTCTCCATCCGTAAATACGCGGTTGGGGCAGCTTCTGTACTTATAGGATTTGCTTTTAGCGCACAAGTCGTATCTGCCGACGGGATTACTCCAGCTCCAACAGCTGAAGAAACTGTTCAAACGATTCAGGAAAGTCCTCAAGCAGTCAAGGAAGCTGTAGACTCCAAGGTCTCGGAAAAACTGGAAAAAAAGGCTGACAAACCTGTAAAAGAGGATGTCAAAGAAGACACGGAGGCTCCTCATACAGTTGCTCCAAAAACGGAAGAAACAACTGCACAAGCTGTAACAGAAAATGCTAGTCCTACTCCGACTACTGAGAAAGAAAGCCCTGCCCCAGCTGAAACTCCTGCCGAAAGTACTCCTTCAGAAAAGAAAAATGAAGCCGTCACACCTGCAGTAGCCACTCCTAGCACGGAACGAGTAGCTCAGGTGAATGAAAAATTGGCAAAACGAAAAATGATCTCAATCGACGCTGGACGCAAGTACTTCTCTCCAGACCAACTCAAAGAAATCATCGACAAAGCCAAACACTACGGTTATACTGATCTTCATCTACTAGTTGGAAATGACGGCATGCGTTTCATGCTGGATGACATGACCATCAAAGCCAATGGCAAAACCTATGCAAGTGATGATGTCAAACGTGCGCTCGAAAATGGAACTGATGCCTACTACAAGGACCCAAACGGAAACCATTTAACAGAGAGCCAGATGACGGACTTGATCAACTACGCTAAAAACAAAGGTATTGGTCTCATCCCAACTGTAAATAGCCCTGGCCACATGGATGCGATTTTGCATGCTATGAAAGAACTAGGCATTCAAAAACCGAACTTCAACTACTTGAGAAAAGAATCTGCTCGTACTGTTGACCTTGATAACAAAGAAGCGGTTGAATTTACCAAAGCTCTGATCGACAAGTATGCAGCTTACTTCGCTGGCAAATCTGACATCTTCAACATCGGGCTAGACGAGTATGCTAACGATGCGACAAACGCTAAAGGTTGGACTGTCCTTCAAACACAAGGAAAATATAGTAAATTCATCACTTACGCTAATGACCTTGCTCACATCGTCAAATCTCACGGCCTTAAGCCAATGGCTTTCAACGATGGCATTTACTACAATAGTGATACTAGTTCTGGTACTTTTGACAAAGACATCATCGTTTCTATGTGGACCGGTGGATGGGGAGGATACGACGTCGCTTCTTCTAAATTTCTAGTTGAAAAAGGCCACCAAATCCTTAATACCAACGATGCTTGGTACTATGTTCTCGGACGAAATGCCGACGGCCAAGGCTGGTACAACCTTGACCAAGGGCTCAACGGTATCAAGAGCACTCCAATTACTTCAGTACCAAAATCTGAAGGGGCGAATATCCCGTTCATCGGTGGTATGGTAGCTACTTGGGCAGATGACCCAGCTCAACGCTATTCTCCATCACGTCTCTTCAAACTCATGCGTAGCTTCGCAAACGCAAATTCTGAGTACTTTGCTGCCGACTATGAGTCTGCTGAGCAAGCTCTGAAAGAAGTTCCAACAGATCTTAACCGTTATACTGCAGAAAGTATTGCAGCTGTAAAAGAAGCTGAAAAAGCTATTCGCTCACTCGACAGCAACCTCAGCCGTGCCCAACAAGACACCATTGACCAAGCAATCGCGAAACTCCAAGAAGCTGTTAGCAACCTAACCTTCACACCAGAAGCTCAAAAAGAGGAAGACGCGAAACGCGAAGTTGAAAAACTTGCCAAGAACAAGGTGATCTCTATCGATGCTGGACGTAAGTACTTCACGCTTGACCAACTCAAGCGCATCGTAGACAAGGCGAGCGAGCTCGGATACTCGGATGTGCATCTCCTCCTAGGAAATGATGGACTTCGCTTCCTACTTGATGACATGACTATCACTGCTAACGGAAAAACTTATGCAAGTGACGATGTCAAAAATGCCATCATTGAAGGAACAAAAGCTTACTACGATGATCCAAACGGAACCACTCTTAGCCAGGCTGAAATCACTGAATTGATCGAGTACGCAAAATCAAAAGGGATTGGACTCATCCCAGCGATCAACAGCCCTGGGCACATGGATGCCATGCTTGTCGCTATGGAAAAACTTGGAATCAAGAATCCTCAAGCCAACTTTGACAAGGTCTCCAAAACAACCATGGACCTTGAAAATGAAGAAGCGATGAACTTTACAAAAGCCCTTATCGGCAAGTACATGGACTTCTTTGCGGGCAAGACTAAGATCTTTAACTACGGTACAGACGAATACTCTAATGACGCTACCAACGCTCAAGGTTGGTACTACCTCAAATGGTATGGACTCTATGGCAAGTTTGCTGAGTACTCTAACACTCTTGCTGCCATGGCTAAAGAAAGAGGCCTTCAACCAATGGCCTTCAACGATGGTTTCTACTATGAAGATAAGGATGATGTTGAGTTTGACAAGGATGTCATCATCTCTTACTGGTCTAAAGGATGGTGGGGTTACAACCTTGCATCTCCTCAGTACCTTGCAAGTAAAGGCTATAAATTCCTTAATACTAACGGAGACTGGTACTATGTTTTAGGCAATCACAAACCTGACGAAGCCTATCCACTATCAAAAGCACTTGAAAACTCTGGTAAAGTGCCATTTAACCAGCTTGCTTCTACCAAGTATCCGGAGGTAGACCTTCCGACGGTCGGAAGTATGCTTGCTATCTGGGCAGACAAACCAAGTGCTGAGTACAAGGAAGAAGAAATCTTTGAACTCATGACTGCCTTCGCAGATCACAACAAAGACTACTTCCGCGCTGACTACAATGCTCTCCGTGAGGAGCTTGCTCAAATTCCTACTAACTTGGAAGGATACAGCAAAGAAAGTCTCGACGCACTCAATGCAGCTAAAGAGGCTCTCAACTACAACCTCAACCGCAGCAAGCAAGCTGAGTTAGACGCTCTTGTAGCTAAACTCAAGGCAGCCCGCCTAGGCCTCAAACCAGCGGCAACTCACTCAGGAAGCCTCGATGAAAATGAACTAGCTGCCAATGTTGAAACCAAACCGGAACTCATCACAAGAGCAGAAAAGATTCCTTTTGAGGTTATCAAAAAAGAAAATTCGAACCTCCCAGCTAAACAAGAAAAGATTGTCACACCAGGTGTAGATGGCGAACGCACTCATTACATCTCTGTCCTTACTGAAAATGGTAAACAAACAGAAACCGTTCTAGATAGCCAAGTAACCAAAGAACCTGTGACCCAAGTGGTTGAAATCGGTGCCCCTATTACTCACAAAGGGGATGAAAGTGGCCTTGCTCCAGCTGCAGAAGCGAAACCGAGACTGGATATCCAAGAGGAAGAAATTCCGTTCACTACCGTGACACGTGAAAATCCACTCTTACTTAAAGGGAAGACTCAAGTCGTTACTAAAGGCGCTAATGGTCGTCGCAGCCATTACTACTCTGTGAGCACTAGTGCTGACGGTAAGGAAGTGAAAACTCTTGTAGATAGCCTTGTGACTCAAGAAGCAGTGACCCAAGTTATTGAAGTCGGAACCCTTGTAACTCACGTTGGAGATGAAAATGGTAAAGCAGCAACTGCTGAAACAAAACCTAGACTGGACATCCAAGAGGAAGAAATCCCATTCACTACTGTGACACGTGAAAATCCTCAATTGGCAAAAGGACAAACCCAAGTCGTTACTAAGGGCGCTAACGGCCATCGTACTGCCTTCTACTCTGTCAGCACTACTGCTGATGGGCAAGAAGAAAGAACGCTTGTCAATAGCGTGGTAACACAGGAAGCGGTCGCTCAAGTCGTTGAAGTCGGAACTGCTGTTGAGAAAGCTGAGCAAACTGCACCAACTACTGTCAAAGCAGATAAAAAACAACTTCCTGCAACAGGAAGTCAAGACTCTGCAGCCTTGGTCGCAGCAGGACTCATGGCCACACTAGCAGCCTACGGACTCACTAAGAGAAAAGAAGACTAA
- a CDS encoding GntR family transcriptional regulator, whose protein sequence is MAIPKYQYIKDELKNKIISGQFASGDKFYTGAELIAMYDVSSITVVRALNDLAKDGYIVRQQGKGTFVSRARKHKLVEFSDVEVFETKDDKVTVLSIERGNKLEYLDKLGLRGDQFYYKIERIRQTNDVTYIYHTSYIPEQYINANYPNLDYYSSIYTRFKLDYRIHMSDEHFEEINEIAFPTPEHAASVLGIDTQFPTVFQTKTTKLEATGQVLAYSETYKRADYYKIKFISCNRGH, encoded by the coding sequence ATGGCTATTCCTAAATACCAATATATTAAAGATGAATTAAAAAACAAAATCATCTCTGGTCAATTTGCAAGTGGAGATAAATTTTATACAGGAGCCGAATTGATCGCAATGTACGATGTGAGTTCAATCACAGTTGTTCGTGCCTTGAATGACCTTGCTAAAGACGGCTACATTGTCCGCCAACAAGGTAAAGGTACTTTCGTTTCACGTGCCCGCAAGCACAAACTCGTTGAGTTTTCAGATGTTGAAGTCTTTGAAACAAAAGACGATAAAGTTACTGTCCTTTCTATCGAGCGTGGAAATAAACTTGAATATTTAGATAAACTTGGACTACGTGGAGATCAATTCTACTATAAGATTGAACGTATTCGTCAGACAAACGACGTGACATACATCTACCACACATCTTATATTCCTGAGCAATACATCAATGCCAACTATCCAAATCTTGATTATTATAGCTCTATCTATACACGTTTCAAATTGGATTACCGCATTCACATGAGTGATGAACATTTTGAGGAAATCAACGAAATCGCATTCCCAACACCAGAGCATGCTGCTTCTGTACTCGGAATCGATACACAATTCCCAACTGTCTTCCAAACAAAGACTACAAAACTTGAGGCCACTGGCCAAGTCCTTGCCTATAGTGAAACTTATAAGCGAGCAGACTACTACAAAATCAAATTCATCTCATGTAACCGAGGTCATTAA
- a CDS encoding glycoside hydrolase family 35 protein, with translation MTRFKIEDDFYLDGKPFKILSGAIHYFRIPAEDWYHSLYNLKALGFNTVETYVAWNLHEPVEGEFDFEGARNLERFLQIAQDLGLYAIVRPSPFICAEWEFGGLPAWLLTKDMRIRSSDPAYIEAVARYYDQLLPRLVPRLLDNGGNILMMQVENEYGSYGEDKSYLRAIRKLMEDRGIDCPLFTSDGPWRATLKAGTLIEDDLFVTGNFGSKAPYNFSQMQEFFDEHGKKWPLMCMEFWDGWFNRWKEPIITRDPKELAEAVREVLEQGSINLYMFHGGTNFGFMNGCSARGTLDLPQVTSYDYDALLDEEGNPTAKYLAVKKMMATHFPEYPQLEPLYKESMEIGSIPLVEKVSLFETLDSLSSPTESLYPKAMEELGQSYGYLLYRTEASWDAEEERLRIIDGRDRAQLFVDGQWIATQYQTEIGEDIYCQGNREGFSEIDILVENMGRVNYGHKFLADTQRKGIRTGVCKDLHFLLNWKQYPLPLDNPEKIDFSKGWTEGQPAFYAFDFTVEEPKDTYLDLSEFGKGVAFVNGRHLGRFWNVGPTLSLYIPHSYLKEGANRIIIFETEGEYKEEIHLTRKPTLKHIKGENL, from the coding sequence ATGACCAGATTTAAAATTGAGGACGATTTCTATTTAGACGGAAAACCGTTCAAGATTTTGTCCGGCGCCATTCATTATTTTAGGATTCCAGCAGAGGATTGGTATCATTCTCTCTATAACTTAAAGGCGCTTGGCTTTAATACAGTCGAGACCTATGTGGCTTGGAATTTACACGAACCTGTTGAAGGGGAGTTTGATTTTGAAGGTGCCAGAAATTTGGAGAGATTTCTTCAAATTGCACAAGATCTAGGTCTCTATGCCATTGTACGCCCGTCTCCATTTATCTGTGCGGAATGGGAATTTGGTGGCTTGCCGGCTTGGCTCTTGACCAAGGACATGCGAATTCGCTCGTCCGACCCGGCCTACATCGAGGCTGTTGCTCGCTATTATGACCAATTATTGCCAAGGCTTGTGCCTCGCTTGTTGGATAATGGTGGAAACATTCTTATGATGCAAGTCGAAAATGAATATGGCTCTTATGGAGAAGATAAGTCTTATCTACGAGCAATTCGGAAATTGATGGAAGACCGAGGGATTGATTGCCCACTCTTTACTTCAGATGGCCCATGGAGGGCTACTCTGAAAGCCGGAACCTTGATCGAAGACGATCTCTTTGTGACAGGAAACTTCGGTTCTAAAGCTCCGTACAACTTTTCACAGATGCAGGAATTCTTTGATGAGCATGGCAAGAAATGGCCCCTCATGTGTATGGAATTTTGGGATGGTTGGTTCAACCGTTGGAAAGAACCCATCATCACTCGTGATCCTAAAGAATTGGCAGAAGCTGTTCGAGAGGTATTGGAGCAAGGCTCTATCAACCTTTACATGTTCCATGGTGGTACAAACTTTGGTTTCATGAATGGTTGCTCGGCTCGAGGAACTCTGGATTTGCCACAAGTCACATCTTACGACTATGATGCCCTTCTGGATGAAGAAGGAAATCCAACTGCTAAATACCTAGCAGTCAAGAAGATGATGGCAACACACTTCCCAGAGTATCCACAGTTGGAACCACTCTATAAGGAAAGCATGGAGATAGGGTCCATTCCATTGGTCGAAAAAGTTTCCTTGTTTGAAACTCTGGATAGTCTCTCCAGTCCTACTGAAAGCCTCTATCCAAAAGCGATGGAAGAACTTGGTCAAAGTTATGGCTACCTTCTCTACCGCACTGAGGCAAGTTGGGATGCAGAAGAGGAACGTCTCCGCATCATCGATGGACGTGACCGAGCTCAACTCTTTGTAGATGGTCAATGGATTGCCACTCAATACCAGACAGAAATTGGTGAAGATATCTACTGTCAGGGAAATCGAGAAGGTTTTTCAGAGATTGACATCTTGGTAGAAAATATGGGGCGTGTCAACTACGGACATAAGTTCTTGGCAGATACGCAACGTAAAGGAATTCGAACAGGTGTCTGCAAGGATCTACATTTCTTACTGAATTGGAAACAATATCCACTGCCACTGGACAATCCTGAGAAAATTGATTTTTCAAAAGGATGGACGGAAGGACAACCAGCCTTTTACGCTTTCGACTTTACGGTCGAAGAGCCGAAGGATACCTACTTAGACTTGTCTGAGTTTGGTAAGGGAGTTGCCTTTGTCAACGGGCGTCACCTAGGGCGTTTCTGGAACGTCGGCCCGACCCTCTCACTTTATATCCCTCATAGCTATCTCAAGGAAGGTGCTAACCGCATCATCATCTTTGAAACTGAGGGCGAATATAAAGAAGAGATTCATTTAACTCGTAAACCTACACTAAAACACATAAAGGGGGAAAACTTATGA
- a CDS encoding PTS sugar transporter subunit IIB: MTIVGCRIDGRLIHGQVANLWAGKLNVSRIMVVDDEVVNNDIEKSGLKLATPPGVKLSILPVEKAAANILAGKYDSQRLFIVARKPDRFLGLVEAGVPLETLNVGNMSQTPETRSITRSINVVDKDVEDFHKLAEKGVKLTAQMVPNDPVSDFLSLLK; encoded by the coding sequence ATGACAATTGTAGGATGCCGTATCGATGGACGTTTGATCCACGGTCAAGTAGCCAATCTTTGGGCTGGAAAACTAAATGTTTCACGCATTATGGTTGTAGACGACGAAGTTGTTAACAACGATATTGAAAAGAGTGGTTTGAAACTTGCAACACCACCAGGTGTGAAACTCAGTATCTTGCCAGTTGAGAAAGCAGCAGCAAATATCCTTGCTGGTAAATACGATAGCCAACGTCTCTTTATCGTTGCACGTAAACCAGACCGTTTCCTTGGTTTGGTCGAAGCAGGTGTTCCGCTTGAAACACTCAACGTCGGCAATATGTCTCAAACACCAGAAACTCGCTCTATCACACGTTCTATCAATGTGGTAGACAAGGATGTGGAAGATTTCCACAAACTAGCAGAAAAAGGTGTGAAACTCACTGCTCAAATGGTTCCAAATGATCCAGTTTCAGACTTTTTGAGCTTATTAAAATAG
- a CDS encoding PTS mannose/fructose/sorbose/N-acetylgalactosamine transporter subunit IIC, with amino-acid sequence MIQWWQILLLTLYSAYQICDELTIVSSAGSPVFAGFITGLIMGDVTTGLFIGGSLQLFVLGVGTFGGASRIDATSGAVLATAFSISQGIDTDLAITTIAVPVAALLTYFDVLGRMTTTFFAHRIDAAIERFDYKGIERNYLLGALPWALSRALPVFFALAFGGAFVQSVVDLVKEYQWVADGLTLAGRMLPGLGFAILLRYLPVKRNLHYLAMGFGLTAMLTVLYSYVTGLGGAVAGILGTLPADVAEKIGFANNFKGLSMIGISIVGIFLAVVHFKNSQKVAVAAPSTPSESGEIEDDEF; translated from the coding sequence ATGATACAATGGTGGCAAATTTTACTTCTCACTTTGTACTCAGCTTATCAAATCTGTGATGAGTTGACAATCGTTTCATCTGCAGGTTCCCCTGTATTCGCTGGTTTCATTACCGGTTTGATCATGGGAGATGTGACAACTGGTTTGTTTATCGGTGGTAGCTTGCAGTTGTTCGTTCTCGGGGTTGGTACCTTCGGTGGTGCTTCTCGTATCGACGCAACTTCTGGTGCGGTTCTTGCAACAGCATTCTCTATCTCTCAAGGTATTGATACAGACCTTGCGATTACAACAATCGCTGTACCAGTAGCAGCACTTTTGACATACTTCGACGTTCTTGGACGTATGACAACTACTTTCTTTGCACACCGTATTGATGCTGCGATCGAACGCTTTGACTACAAAGGTATCGAACGCAACTACCTACTTGGTGCGCTTCCATGGGCTCTTTCTCGTGCCCTTCCAGTATTCTTCGCTCTTGCTTTTGGTGGTGCTTTCGTACAATCAGTAGTAGACCTTGTTAAAGAATACCAATGGGTTGCAGACGGTTTGACACTTGCAGGTCGTATGCTTCCAGGTCTTGGATTTGCAATCTTGCTTCGTTACCTTCCAGTTAAACGTAACCTTCACTACCTTGCAATGGGATTCGGTTTGACAGCTATGTTGACTGTTCTTTACTCATATGTAACAGGTCTTGGTGGAGCCGTTGCGGGTATCCTTGGTACTCTTCCTGCTGATGTTGCTGAAAAGATTGGCTTTGCTAACAACTTCAAAGGTTTGTCTATGATCGGTATCTCTATCGTAGGTATCTTCCTTGCAGTTGTTCACTTTAAGAACAGCCAAAAAGTAGCTGTAGCAGCACCTTCTACACCATCAGAAAGTGGGGAAATCGAAGATGACGAATTCTAA
- a CDS encoding PTS system mannose/fructose/sorbose family transporter subunit IID: MTNSNYKLTKEDFNQINKRSLFTFQLGWNYERMQASGYLYMILPQLRKMYGDGTPELKEMMKVHTQFFNTSPFFHTIIAGFDLAMEEKDGVGSKDAVNGIKTGLMGPFAPLGDTIFGSLVPAIMGSIAATMAIAGQPWGIFLWIAVAVAYDIFRWKQLEFAYKEGVNLINNMQSTLTALIDAASVLGVFMMGALVATMINFEISYKLPIGEKMIDFQDILNSIFPRLLPAIFTAFIFWLLGKKGMNSTKAIGIIIVLAVGLSFIGKFLLGMGA, from the coding sequence ATGACGAATTCTAATTACAAACTTACAAAAGAAGATTTTAATCAAATCAACAAACGTAGCTTGTTTACTTTCCAATTAGGTTGGAACTATGAGCGTATGCAAGCTTCTGGTTACCTTTACATGATCTTGCCTCAATTGCGTAAAATGTATGGGGATGGAACTCCTGAATTGAAAGAAATGATGAAAGTTCATACTCAATTCTTCAATACTTCACCATTCTTCCACACTATTATCGCTGGTTTTGACCTTGCCATGGAAGAAAAAGATGGTGTGGGTTCAAAAGATGCCGTTAACGGTATCAAGACAGGTTTGATGGGACCATTCGCTCCTCTTGGAGATACAATCTTTGGTTCACTTGTACCTGCTATCATGGGATCTATCGCAGCAACTATGGCTATCGCTGGCCAACCATGGGGTATCTTCCTTTGGATCGCAGTTGCAGTTGCATATGACATCTTCCGTTGGAAACAATTGGAATTTGCCTACAAAGAAGGGGTTAACCTTATCAACAACATGCAAAGTACCTTGACAGCTTTGATTGACGCTGCATCTGTACTTGGTGTCTTCATGATGGGTGCTCTTGTAGCAACAATGATCAACTTTGAGATTTCTTACAAATTGCCAATCGGTGAAAAGATGATTGACTTCCAAGATATCTTGAACTCAATCTTCCCACGCTTGCTTCCAGCAATCTTTACTGCCTTTATCTTCTGGTTGCTTGGTAAGAAAGGTATGAACTCTACTAAAGCGATCGGTATCATTATCGTTCTTGCAGTAGGTCTTTCATTCATCGGTAAATTCTTGCTTGGAATGGGCGCATAA
- a CDS encoding PTS sugar transporter subunit IIA: protein MSKSLILVSHGRFCEELKGSTEMIMGPQDNIHAVALLPEDGPEEFTAKFEAAIEGLDDFLVFADLLGGTPCNVVSRLIMEGRDIELYAGMNLPMVIEFINASLTGADADYRSRAAESIVKVNDLLAGFDDDEDE, encoded by the coding sequence ATGAGCAAATCATTAATTTTGGTGAGTCATGGTCGCTTCTGTGAAGAACTTAAAGGTAGCACAGAAATGATCATGGGTCCACAGGACAACATTCATGCAGTGGCTCTTCTTCCAGAAGATGGTCCAGAAGAATTTACTGCAAAATTTGAAGCTGCTATCGAAGGATTGGATGATTTCCTAGTCTTTGCGGACCTTCTCGGTGGAACACCTTGTAACGTGGTAAGCCGTTTGATTATGGAAGGTCGCGACATTGAACTCTACGCAGGGATGAATCTTCCAATGGTGATTGAATTTATCAATGCCAGCCTTACAGGTGCAGATGCGGACTACAGGAGCCGTGCTGCAGAAAGCATCGTAAAAGTCAACGACCTGTTAGCGGGCTTCGATGATGACGAAGATGAATAA
- a CDS encoding SIS domain-containing protein, which produces MLNYTKEELLELGAEITTREIYQQPDVWKEAFEAYQAKREEIAAFLQGIADKHDYIKVILTGAGTSAYVGDTLVPYFKEVYDERKWNFNAIATTDIVANPETYLKKDVATVLVSFARSGNSPESVATVDLAKALVDDLYQVTITCAADGKLALQAHGDDRNLLLLQPAASNDAGFAMTSSFTSMLLTALLVFDPTEFAVKAQRFEVVSRLVRKVLDNAKDVKELVDLDFNRVIYLGAGPFFGLAHEAQLKILELTAGQVATMYESPVGFRHGPKSLINEDTVVLVFGTTTDYTRKYDLDLVREVAGDHIARRVVLLSDQAFGLENVKEVALGCGGVLNDIYRVFPYIVYAQLFALLTSLKVENKPDTPSPTGTVNRVVQGVIIHEYQK; this is translated from the coding sequence ATGCTAAATTACACAAAAGAAGAATTACTTGAACTGGGTGCAGAAATCACGACTCGTGAGATCTACCAACAGCCTGATGTATGGAAAGAAGCTTTTGAAGCCTATCAAGCAAAACGTGAAGAAATTGCAGCCTTCCTACAAGGGATTGCGGATAAACATGACTATATCAAGGTCATCTTGACGGGTGCTGGTACTTCTGCTTATGTGGGAGATACCTTGGTACCATACTTTAAGGAAGTCTATGACGAACGCAAATGGAATTTCAATGCTATTGCGACAACTGATATTGTTGCCAATCCAGAAACTTATTTGAAAAAAGATGTGGCGACTGTCCTTGTTTCCTTTGCTCGTAGTGGGAATTCACCTGAAAGTGTGGCGACGGTTGATTTGGCTAAGGCCTTGGTGGATGACCTCTATCAAGTGACCATTACATGTGCTGCAGATGGTAAATTGGCTCTTCAAGCTCATGGAGATGACCGCAATCTCTTGCTTTTGCAACCAGCTGCTTCTAATGACGCTGGATTTGCCATGACTTCTAGCTTTACATCTATGCTGCTAACAGCTCTCTTGGTCTTTGATCCTACAGAATTTGCTGTGAAAGCTCAACGTTTTGAAGTTGTGTCTAGACTTGTCCGCAAAGTTCTAGACAATGCAAAAGATGTCAAAGAGTTGGTTGACCTCGACTTTAACCGTGTTATCTACCTAGGCGCTGGTCCTTTCTTTGGACTTGCTCATGAAGCTCAGTTGAAGATTTTGGAATTAACAGCTGGTCAAGTGGCGACCATGTATGAAAGCCCAGTTGGCTTCCGTCACGGTCCAAAATCATTGATCAACGAAGATACAGTTGTTTTGGTATTTGGCACAACGACAGACTACACTCGCAAGTACGACTTGGACTTGGTTCGTGAAGTGGCTGGTGATCACATTGCTCGTCGTGTTGTGCTTTTGAGTGATCAAGCCTTTGGTCTTGAAAATGTCAAAGAAGTAGCCCTTGGCTGTGGCGGTGTTTTGAACGATATTTACCGTGTCTTCCCTTACATCGTTTATGCTCAACTCTTTGCCCTATTGACTTCACTCAAGGTAGAAAATAAACCAGATACACCATCTCCTACTGGCACTGTAAACCGTGTGGTACAAGGTGTGATCATTCATGAATATCAAAAATAA